The Macaca fascicularis isolate 582-1 chromosome 11, T2T-MFA8v1.1 genomic sequence AATACCATTGTTTTATATACCAGGAGGCCTGGAGAGGGAAAGTGACAGGCCTCAGTCAACCAGCAAGtcagtggcagagttgggattgAAATCCAAGACTTGTGACACCAGGGTGAGCCCTCCTTCTGCTTTGCTGGTTGTTGCTGGACCTATTCCTCTTCTGCCAAGAACCCCTCTGTCATCTGGTCACTCTGCCACCGGGTCCAAAGCCTCTCCTTCACTTTTTCCCTCCTCCTCAGAGGCCCTGCCCTACACTGCCCTCCTATAGCTGCCACCacccctgccctcctgcctgaTCCTTGTTAGGCCTCTCTGCTCAGCTCCGCACCCAGTGCATCAGCTGCGAAGAGCTCACCCTTGTGTCCTGAACATAACAGACATTAATTAAATCTACTGCTGATTCTCACCTCTCCTGAAACAAAATCATTAATGGGCATATGCTTCCCTtcctttcatttatatttcaaggATGGGAATAGGTATGGGTAAGGATACaaggaaaagagaagcaaaggaaGTCTGAGGAAGAATGGGGACCAGTGGACCCAAGGATGGATGTGTTGGGGACTCAAATACAAGAAGGGGCCTCTCACTGCCTCTTCTTATTTCCCTGTTGAGTCCCCCTGATGTCCCTCACCCCGAAGAGGACCTCCTCGGTTTGGCTTATGACATCTAGGATCTCTCCGACACTGTCGCTCAGTTCCGCTGTCTTCCCATCTTCCTCCGACGAACTGTTTCCAACCCCGGGCAGGGTCCTCTCATTCCGCCAGGAGGCGCCTGGGGCTTCTGTGTCGCTTCCATCAGAGGAGCCGCTATGGACGCTAAGCTCCTCAGCTTCGTCCGTGTCCGAGTCAGGGGCGGTGTGGCGGCGGATACGGGACACGGCTTCTCGCAGGGCCCCGGCGTAGGGCCCTGGGGTCCGCGCCCAGCCCCGGCCCGCGCGCCGCTGGACCACCGCCACTTCCGAGCCCTCGGCCCTGCCCTGGGCTCCCGAAGCTCCTGGGCCTAAGGCTTGGTGCTCTGGGCTACCTGGCTGCGTGGGGGCGTCCCGCAGGTTTACTTCCGGGGCCGGGAGCCCCAAGATGCGGGAGGTGCGCTCCTCCAGTGAGGAGTCCCCCGACCTCCCGCCCTCAGCTTCGCCCCCGCGGCCCCCGCCGGGCTGGTGTAAAAGGCGACTGTTCGACAGCCGCTTTCGGCAAGGGGAAGGAAAGACCGTGGCCCCTTCACTCTCCTCCTTGCCGGGCTTCGATTGGCTGGCGGATTCCCCCACCACGCGTGTCACCCCAGAGGGCAAAAGCTGCACCTGCTGGGTTCGGGGGGTTGGAACATATTGGGATCGTATCACCACGCACGTGGCGTCAATGACAAAGACTCCTTCCCCACGGGACGGGCCCTGGGAACTGCGGGGCAAGGTGTGGGCACGGCGGGTCGCCTTCCAACCCTCCAGGGTCTCCGGTCCTGCCCCCTCTGCAAGACCCTGGGATTCTCTCCATCCGGTGCCTCCGGGAGCCCAGGGTCTGGGGAGTGTCTGGCTATGGCGGGGCGGCTGCTTTTTAGGGGAGGGAATCCAGCATTTAGGGAACCAGatctgttcttttccttctttcccttccctcgaGCCCTTGAGGTGGTGCCTGGATCTGGGAGCGGGACGCGGGGCACTGGGAGCCGCAGTTGCAGACCCCGCAGGAGTTGTCTCGGTGCCTGCGCTCCCTGTAGCTTTGGCTTGGGGATGGCTGTCGCTACCACTGTTCAAGTCAGCAGCAGCCAGCCCCAGGCTTTTCTCCACGACCCCCTTGCCGGGCTCTGGCCTTGCTCTGGCCGCTCCACAGCCTGGGGATCCCCCCAAGAGACCTTGCCCCTGTCGGAGACCCCAAGCCCCGAGGACGTCCCGGTAGATCCGAGGATCCAGCCTCTTCTTTGTGCGCCCTCCCTCTGTCCTGGCCGGAGTCGGAGGTGGGGCTGATGAAGTGGGCACCTGGGAGTGTCCGGGGCCTCTCTTAGTCCCCAAGGTCCTATGGGGGCCTTCGTAAGAAGGTGGAGCCACGTAGGGTGGCGGCCGGTCCCAGCGGCGTCGCGGGGCGGTCCCGACAGAACCTCTCAGCAGCAGGTGAGCCTCGTAGCTTGGGGGCCCCGGCCGCCGACCTCCCCAGGGCCCCGCCCACGCCGACCCTGGGTCGCTCTGCGGCTGCGCGGATGGACGGGGCGCTCGCCCCACCAGCGCCAGGCGCTCCGGCCGCAAGGTAGCAGGGAGCCCTGCCGGCTGGGCTGCCCGAGGGGCGTTGCGGGGCTCCGGGCGGGGCCGACCCGGGGGGCTTCGTCGGGCCCCACCAGCCTTCCGCCTTTTTCGCTCGGTCTCCTTGGCCTCCCGCTCCTGCGACGCcgctttccttttctcttgctcccGAGCTCGGACCTCGGCCAGGGGCCCCGCCCGCCAGTTGGTCGCCTCCTGCAGCACCCTGGAGGCCCAGGGCCGGCGGGGCGGCGGCTGTGGGGATCCCGGGCGCGGCCCACACCTGGGACAATGAGCAGGAACCCAGGTGAGCAGTCTGTGGGGGAAGGGAGCCGAGGTCCGGGGAGCTGGGAGCAGTGGAGACCACTTGGGGCAGCCATGtgaaggggtgtgtgtgagtgtgtgcgcgtgtgcacgTGCGTATATGTTAGGACTGAAGTCGAAGCGGGACTCCTCGCCATCTCTGCCTGCACACTTTAACAGCGTCTGCCCCATCTCACCTCCTGCCCTTTCTCACACCCATTCCTGTTCCCCCAAACAACCGGATGAGACAGGCCCCAGCCTTCGGGAgcgggcaggggtgggaggcGTGGGAAAGAGAAGGGGGATCAGTAGTGCTCGCTGGTGCCTGCGGGGTGGTCCGGACCCCACTCCCCGCCCCACCACTCTCTTCCCCTCACCCCTGCTTCACTCACGTGCGGTTCTGGAACCCGCGAGCCCAGTGGCTGGCCTGGAAGTCCATGGGCTGTCGAGAAGGGGCGCGGCGACTATAATGACAGGAAATAGTCTTCACTTCTATCACCAATAGCTTGGACTTCTGCACCCAGAGGCAGCTGCCAGACTCCTCATCCTGGAGCTCCCGGGGGCTGTCAGGCCCCTCGGAGAACAGTGGGCCATCCAGcatcctgccccaccccaccccggccccccaccctcccacccgcCCCAGGAGCCCCCTCCCAGCCCAGGGAGCCGGCGCCCACTGCAGAGCCGCGGGCCCGGGGACTGGGAACTATATATACCCGGGCACACGTGTGTGTGCCTGTCtctgtgtgtgcgcgcgcatgtgaCACCGCGCGGACTGCTCCGCGCTGCTACCTCCCCCATGTGCACGGCCGCCCCCTGGGGCCCGGGATTGGACGCCCCTTCCCACTGCTGTTGTCCCCCAAGCCTGATGGGATCGCACGAGTGGGCGGGGGAGGGACTTATGATTCTTGCCAAGCTGACAGTGCCCCCTCCCCCGTCCCTGTTTCTTCAACCTTCCTGCCGTTTTAACCCTTTACTCTCCTGCTTGTCAGGTTGCCTGACCACCAGGGTTCTGCCCCTGGCTTCCTGCCTCAGATTTCAGTTTCCCCAACATAGAGTGCGTGAGAATGGAACTCAAGGTCTCTGCCTGCCACTCTGCTGGTTTCCATGGGGTTGGGGCGCAGGAGGGGCTGGCCCACGGCTGGGGGGCTATTTTTAGCGGCAGTGGCTGTTCGGGTGCAGAGATGAGATGAGTAACCAGCTTCCATGCGGTGGAGAGAGGAGGCGGTGGCTTTCACCAAGCTTTGTGCGACTCTGAGGGAGAGCTGCCTTCCCTAAGCTCAAAAAGGGTGACCCCTACACCCGTATCTCCTCGCCAGCTCAGTGCTGCAGCCTAGGACTGCTGGTACAGCAGGACACAGGCGTGTGCCTTGGCCACCCAAGCTGCCCTACCAGTCCCATTCTACATGTTTGTCCTTGGGCAGCCAGGGAGCCCTCCCACAGCAGCAGGCTTTCACCTCCAATTTAGAAGCAGGATTTGGGGGTTATATTGTTCTGTGCCCACACAGCCTGCCCAGCTTTATGGAGGACAGAGTAAGTGCTTATGCACTCTCACCCTTCCAGAGGGGGATGGAGGAGAGATGGTGTGTTTGCTTGGCAAAACTAATCCCCTAGCAACTGAAATGATAaaagtggccttttttttttttccaatgtagAGCTCCCCCTCACCACCACAATTGCCTAGTTCACTCAGCCCCCACCTGAAGTGGTGCTCCAGATGCTCACCTTTGGGCTGCCTCTGTCCTGGGGGGCTGTTGCTTACATCCACATGATCCCTCCTCCTAAGCTTATACCAGGTGTCCCCTGATTCACCATGGTAATGTTAGTGGCAGCACAGCCCACGCCAACCCTTCCATGCAGAGACTTagcaaccatgcctggcaacCATGGCAGCAGCCTCAGTGGAGGGGAGGGGTGCAGAGAGGggaaagagagtgtgtgtgtggcaatGGTTCCTCGGGAAGAAGGGATAATTTGCCTCTGGAGAGGAATAGGTAAGAATAGAAGCTTGTGAGTCTCCCAAATTTTATCCCTTGTCTCTCCCTCAGCTTCATCCTCACACTGAGACTGATAGGTTGGGTTTTAGGGGGAAATCAGAGAAGCAAGAGTTCCCAATTAGTTTTCCACTAATGTACATGGAGCCCTTTGGGTCCAGACCCTTCCTTTTAAGGGGATGGGGAACAACCAGAAAGGTTGTTGTGGGGCAGAGACTGACTGACTAACAGCTCAACAAAACCAGGCCTCTGCTCCCTAACACAAACCTTTAGAGAGAATGCAAACATTCCCTGTCCCATCCACCCTACCCCCCTTGATTCCACACACCTGCCAGCTGCACCGATGACTTGACTCGAAGGTGCTTCCTTCCACCCTAGGTCCCACTAGAATCCTGAGGCTTTTTAAAGCCCCTGCCTCCTCCCTAGGCAAATCTTCCTTAATGAGGGAATGTGACATAAGAGGCCATCTGTCCTTTCCACCATGTACTTACCCTCCCCACACATAAACATACTCTAATTCTAATAACTTGGAAGCCTTCCTCCCCCAAGTTTGAGAATGTGCTGTGAGAGCTGTAAAGGGGTGAAGGCTGAAGCAGGGGCTCCTCTACAGTCATGATGCAACACTGAAAGCAGAGCTCTGATGAGGGccaccttctttttttaaaataagcttccTCAGGTCGAATCTGATGAGGGCCTTGATGCTTTTCCCTGTGTTCCATCGGGAAGCCTAGTTTGGAGAACCCAGTATGCCGTGGCTGGAGGGTCATCAGAGGGGTTAGGCACTGTCAGGGAAGGGGTTAGCAGCACTGTGGGGGAAGGGGCAAGCAATGACTCTGAAATTGCTCCTGGTTTGGATAGGAAACTGTATCATACCTGTAAGGCAGGGGTGAGCTGGCACCCAAATTTAGCTCATACTCCAGTCTAGCAGTTCTGGTGTTGGGTGCTGACTGCTGTTTGGGTCTACATGGTTTCAGTACAGGGAATGGATCTGATGGAGTGACCAGTGCCCTGCTGTTCTCCCACCATCCAGCTCTGTCTCACCTTGGAAGAAAGGCAAGGGATTTGCAGGTTTAAAGATAGTGCCAGtggggtacggtggctcatgcctataatcccagcactttgggaggctgtggtaggtggatcacaaagtcaggagtttgcgaccagcctggccaatatgggtgaaactctgtctttactaaaaaatacaaaaattagccgggtgtggtggtgcacgcctgtaatcccagctactcaggaggctgaggcaggagaatcgcttgaacctaggaggcagaggttgcagtgagctgagactgcgccactgcactccaacctgggcaacagagcgagattccatctcaaaaaaaaaaaaaaaaaatagtgccacCTCAGCAAAAGCCAAACAGTCCAACCTTCCTTAAGAAAAGCTGATAATGGTGGCAGGATTCTCTGCCCAAAGGAGACCCTCAAGTCTGTCTACTTGGGAGTAGACACTAACACTGTTACAGGATTTTCCTTGGGTACCAGCCATGATTCAGGCAGAGGGGAAAGTGAGATAGAAAGGAGGAACCACAGGGTAAGGAGTAGTTGTGAAAGAATTAGAAGTCGGAAGTCTACTGTAGCAGTAAAGACTGTTTGGGTTCAAATACtagatccattttttttttactagctgtgtggtcttgggttAGTTacccagcctctctgtgcctccattttttaaaatctgtaaaaaaCTGGAATAGTGTCTACTATTGTTCTGAGGattagttaatatatgtaaagcactgagaatgatgtctggcacacagttttgtgtgtgtacgtgtgtgtatgtgtgtacacacgtTATTATTAATGACCAGTTGAAGAAGCCATATAAAGTAGGACAGTAGTATCCATCAACTgtaaaaatcaaacactgcaaTACCATGAAGAGATAGCTGTCATTTAATTAGATTTGCCACAAAAAGCAATAACCTTAGCTAATCACGCTGCCCTCCTCCGCCACCTAACCCCCATCTCCCTTCATATGCACAAACACAGGAACCCAAagcccctcctccccacaatcCTCCCCACTCACATTATGGGAAGAAATGTCACTAAATGGACTTAGCCTCCTCCATATAGCATGGAACAGgtgaataaaaatatctttatgaagAATTTTGTTGTGCTGTTATCTTAGGGTTGAATCAGGGCtgagatggaggcagaggcaagTGAGGTCTGGGGATCTCTTAGAGATCAGGATTTGTCTGAGAGGCACAGAGCCTATAGTTCACCCAGAAAGGGGGCTATGTCTAAGACGACAGGGGCTAGAATTGGCTAGGCTGAAAGTTTTTTTCAAGTGTATGTGTGAGGGTAAGGGTAGCTATAAAtccattctccttcctcccccTATACCTTCCCTAGCTCCCAGATAGAAGGGCAGGGGGCCCTGAGCAGGGAACAGAGTCACAATTCCCCCAAGTTTCATCTGATTCCCACAGAGCTTCCAGCAGGCAGTGAGTTGGGCATATCCCCTGGTGCTGCCTGACCCCTTCCCCCAGCTCAGGGCTTCTTCTCTCCACCTGTGAGCACCAGGGCCTGCAGGATGTCAGACAGTGATACAATTCCCTTGACCACATCATTTTCATCCACCACTACAAGTCGGTGAACCTGGCACAGAACAACAAGGGAAAAAGGGAATGTTTAGTGCTGGCCTCAGGGGAAGCCCCTCTGCCCCTACTCTCCTTGCCAAACCCCACTCTCAAGGTTGCTCCCCTCAGCTCCTTTAGGGTTGCTGGCCTCCCTACCTCTGCTTCCACTAGCCTGTTGATGATGGTCTCCAGAGTCTCATGCAGGTAGCACTTGAGAACACCCTCAAAGTAATGTGATCGATGTTGCAGGGCTTTAGTCACAGATACATCTAGGTTGTTGTAAGTCTTTTCTGCTGCCAGATTCTggggagacagaggaaggagcTTGCAGGGAAGCAAGAAAGCCAGCCTCCAAACCCTGAACCCATCCAACCTCACCAGAGGGATTCAGGGCAATTGTCAGCTACAAGGCATACCCAACTCATTCAATTCCTTTTCAAATAGGATTTGAAAGCCTGGATGCTTCTAAGACCCTTAGATCACAGAAGAgactcccttctccctctccatATTTAATAGCACCCCCCACCCTTCCCTACCTCCCAAACCCTCCACAATCACTCACGATAACATCAAACTTGGAGTAGATGTCCACCACACGCCCTAGGGGGACAGAGGCAGCTCAGTAAGGAGGATCTGGGGTCTAAAGCTCCCCCTACTC encodes the following:
- the DDN gene encoding dendrin, translated to MLDGPLFSEGPDSPRELQDEESGSCLWVQKSKLLVIEVKTISCHYSRRAPSRQPMDFQASHWARGFQNRTCGPRPGSPQPPPRRPWASRVLQEATNWRAGPLAEVRAREQEKRKAASQEREAKETERKRRKAGGARRSPPGRPRPEPRNAPRAAQPAGLPATLRPERLALVGRAPRPSAQPQSDPGSAWAGPWGGRRPGPPSYEAHLLLRGSVGTAPRRRWDRPPPYVAPPSYEGPHRTLGTKRGPGHSQVPTSSAPPPTPARTEGGRTKKRLDPRIYRDVLGAWGLRQGQGLLGGSPGCGAARARPEPGKGVVEKSLGLAAADLNSGSDSHPQAKATGSAGTETTPAGSATAAPSAPRPAPRSRHHLKGSREGKEGKEQIWFPKCWIPSPKKQPPRHSQTLPRPWAPGGTGWRESQGLAEGAGPETLEGWKATRRAHTLPRSSQGPSRGEGVFVIDATCVVIRSQYVPTPRTQQVQLLPSGVTRVVGESASQSKPGKEESEGATVFPSPCRKRLSNSRLLHQPGGGRGGEAEGGRSGDSSLEERTSRILGLPAPEVNLRDAPTQPGSPEHQALGPGASGAQGRAEGSEVAVVQRRAGRGWARTPGPYAGALREAVSRIRRHTAPDSDTDEAEELSVHSGSSDGSDTEAPGASWRNERTLPGVGNSSSEEDGKTAELSDSVGEILDVISQTEEVLFGVRDIRGTQQGNKKRQ